From the genome of Cytobacillus firmus, one region includes:
- a CDS encoding ABC transporter ATP-binding protein, translating into MIVELKELYKAYKKKTALAPLNLHIDQGECIVLCGGNGAGKSTMIKMLTGVESPTTGSVEFHSKQRKPFAYMPDQMMFPAELTPYEILDYYGRFLNKNKEAIKLVLEKTGLWSERNQKAGGFSKGMSQRLNLAQCLLADTDIYILDEPTDGLDPYWVIQLKKIIKELKEKNKTIIISSHIMRDAIEIADKLIILFNGKIKFYGTLDQAYKEYKCSSLEEVFLYIHKIEHQSD; encoded by the coding sequence ATGATAGTGGAATTGAAGGAGTTATACAAAGCATATAAAAAGAAGACAGCATTAGCACCGCTGAATCTCCACATTGATCAGGGGGAATGTATCGTATTGTGCGGGGGGAATGGAGCGGGAAAAAGTACAATGATCAAAATGCTTACAGGTGTTGAAAGTCCCACCACTGGAAGTGTGGAGTTCCATTCGAAACAGCGGAAGCCATTTGCTTACATGCCTGACCAAATGATGTTCCCAGCAGAGCTTACACCTTATGAAATCCTTGATTATTATGGTCGATTTTTAAATAAGAACAAGGAAGCGATCAAATTAGTTTTAGAAAAAACAGGCTTATGGAGCGAACGGAACCAGAAAGCTGGAGGATTTTCAAAAGGGATGAGTCAGCGGCTTAATCTGGCTCAGTGTCTGCTCGCCGATACGGACATCTATATCCTTGATGAACCGACAGACGGATTGGATCCCTATTGGGTTATTCAGCTTAAAAAGATAATAAAGGAGTTGAAAGAGAAAAATAAAACGATCATTATCAGCAGTCACATTATGAGGGACGCCATAGAAATCGCCGACAAACTGATTATCTTATTTAACGGGAAAATAAAATTTTATGGAACGCTTGATCAAGCTTACAAAGAATATAAATGTTCCTCATTAGAGGAGGTATTCCTTTATATACACAAAATAGAACATCAATCGGACTGA
- a CDS encoding right-handed parallel beta-helix repeat-containing protein, with protein sequence MLTIAADDVIIENLEVEGSGSQNAGIYVTGDRAYLHHIALRNVFHGIYARNSYGHRFENNLITSFQSKDRHKGFGIYLVEAPNTAVKNNYFFHTQDGVYVSYSDFCEVTGNIMSKARYGVHTMDSRNVLIADNRVTESINGLMIMQSYEVFILENYFYKNTENEGAGIFMYDTFDSKIASNIVRGNYRGMILENAQRNRLEFNQVQENDTGLEMGKNSNDNTIYLNNFSGNTRQIISEKDNRNLFSKDSYGNYFDDHHLLNLDHDHKVDFAYKSGDVFYQMADKEPLLQIFYQSPAVELWNMIEQYTPIPSDAFIIDESPLAEAAPVEQKELKSEKRNASPSRDPSLILFFFLIALTSLLILNYGRKHNEI encoded by the coding sequence GTGCTGACAATTGCAGCGGACGATGTCATCATTGAAAATCTGGAAGTGGAAGGCAGCGGATCACAGAATGCCGGAATCTATGTGACAGGAGACCGTGCGTATCTTCACCATATTGCGCTGAGGAATGTTTTTCACGGCATATATGCAAGGAATTCATATGGGCACCGGTTTGAAAATAATCTCATTACCAGCTTCCAGAGTAAGGACCGGCACAAGGGCTTTGGCATCTATTTGGTCGAAGCCCCAAATACTGCGGTTAAAAATAATTACTTCTTCCACACGCAGGACGGTGTTTATGTGTCCTATTCTGATTTTTGTGAAGTCACGGGGAACATCATGTCCAAAGCACGCTATGGCGTCCACACAATGGATTCCCGAAATGTATTAATTGCAGACAATAGGGTGACTGAAAGCATCAACGGGCTCATGATCATGCAAAGCTATGAAGTATTTATTCTTGAAAACTATTTTTATAAGAATACTGAAAATGAGGGTGCCGGGATTTTTATGTATGACACATTTGATTCCAAAATTGCTTCCAATATTGTGAGGGGCAATTACAGGGGGATGATTCTTGAAAACGCACAGCGGAACAGACTTGAATTTAATCAGGTTCAGGAGAACGATACCGGCCTGGAAATGGGGAAGAACTCAAATGATAACACCATTTATTTAAATAACTTCTCGGGGAATACAAGGCAAATCATTTCCGAAAAAGATAACAGGAATCTATTCAGTAAGGATTCTTATGGCAACTATTTTGATGATCATCATTTATTGAATTTGGATCATGACCATAAAGTGGACTTTGCCTATAAAAGCGGTGATGTTTTTTATCAAATGGCAGATAAAGAACCTTTACTGCAGATCTTTTATCAAAGTCCGGCCGTAGAATTGTGGAATATGATTGAACAATACACTCCGATTCCATCAGATGCTTTTATCATAGATGAGTCACCGCTTGCTGAAGCTGCGCCTGTTGAACAGAAAGAACTCAAATCAGAAAAAAGGAATGCCTCTCCAAGCCGTGACCCTTCTTTAATCCTGTTCTTTTTCCTTATCGCTTTAACAAGTCTGCTTATTTTGAATTATGGGAGGAAGCACAATGAGATTTAG
- a CDS encoding nitrous oxide reductase accessory protein NosL, whose product MRFRPVILMAVLTLLLSACSTSASEPAEIKLNEDSCTACNMGIADLESAAQLILKSGEPVLFDDIGCMTQYLQTEKPEYEAAFVHDYLSREWILFDAAAFIQNSDIDSPMSYGIAAFESLKKAEEYRKKHGGTVYSKDELLEADMKSFKGDGKNHSH is encoded by the coding sequence ATGAGATTTAGACCTGTTATCCTAATGGCTGTTCTCACATTATTGCTGAGTGCATGCTCTACATCAGCATCGGAGCCGGCAGAAATCAAACTGAATGAGGATAGCTGTACTGCCTGCAATATGGGGATTGCTGATTTGGAATCAGCAGCACAGCTTATTTTAAAAAGCGGTGAGCCTGTATTGTTCGATGATATTGGGTGTATGACACAATATTTACAGACTGAGAAGCCTGAATATGAGGCAGCCTTTGTACATGATTATCTCAGCAGGGAATGGATATTGTTTGATGCTGCTGCATTTATACAGAACAGCGATATTGATAGCCCCATGAGCTATGGAATAGCAGCTTTTGAATCATTGAAAAAAGCCGAGGAATACCGAAAGAAGCACGGTGGAACTGTGTACTCCAAAGATGAGCTTCTGGAAGCTGATATGAAGAGCTTTAAAGGAGATGGAAAGAATCACAGTCATTAA
- a CDS encoding ABC transporter permease has protein sequence MNPGLLYSMTKHELRLLLRSRWLFNFMILFFFLAVLLYLYGLQSVKSDPAEVTYGLEGVNDNIETMGVNPEYYGLKEIKAEEGNAAGFSQSAYNRSIAMLINLSLWMIPVICMILGGSSIIADKENGRLSLYRTYQASSGYYLISKYLALVLSLFYVIGISYGIFGLIFSLAGSSFNAHIYQVFLLVNMLVILVFSAASLLIGALSKTRMQGLSAAIIFWILMVFIYEFIIFSVIGWVPYAFKQNSLFLFILLNPVESVRVWSISKLNSEYVFGPEYLIIEKWGTNGSLAIALTVSISLIILITILSSARLLTKRGV, from the coding sequence ATGAATCCCGGACTTTTGTATTCTATGACAAAACATGAACTTCGGCTGCTTTTAAGAAGCAGATGGCTTTTTAATTTTATGATTTTATTTTTCTTTCTGGCAGTTCTCCTTTATTTGTATGGCCTTCAGTCTGTAAAATCCGATCCCGCTGAAGTAACGTATGGGCTGGAGGGTGTTAATGACAATATTGAGACAATGGGTGTGAACCCGGAATATTACGGCCTAAAAGAAATAAAGGCGGAAGAGGGCAATGCAGCGGGATTCAGCCAGTCTGCCTACAACCGTTCGATTGCCATGCTGATCAATCTATCTCTTTGGATGATTCCGGTCATCTGCATGATTCTTGGCGGGAGTTCGATTATTGCCGATAAAGAAAATGGGAGATTATCCTTATACAGAACCTATCAGGCATCTTCAGGATATTATCTGATCAGTAAATACCTGGCTTTAGTCCTTTCACTATTCTATGTAATAGGCATTTCATATGGGATATTCGGCTTGATTTTCTCTTTGGCGGGAAGCTCTTTTAATGCACATATTTATCAAGTTTTTTTGCTGGTGAATATGCTTGTAATCCTTGTATTCTCAGCGGCATCCTTACTCATTGGAGCCCTTTCCAAAACAAGGATGCAGGGACTGTCAGCAGCCATTATATTCTGGATTCTCATGGTGTTTATATACGAATTTATCATCTTTTCTGTCATCGGGTGGGTTCCATATGCATTCAAGCAAAACAGCCTGTTCTTGTTTATCCTTCTGAACCCGGTTGAATCCGTCCGCGTATGGTCGATCTCTAAACTGAATTCTGAATATGTATTTGGACCTGAATACCTCATAATCGAAAAGTGGGGGACAAATGGGTCTTTAGCAATTGCCCTTACAGTATCCATCTCACTCATAATTCTAATCACCATCCTATCTTCAGCCCGGCTTTTAACGAAAAGAGGTGTATAA